In one Bactrocera tryoni isolate S06 chromosome 5, CSIRO_BtryS06_freeze2, whole genome shotgun sequence genomic region, the following are encoded:
- the LOC120776527 gene encoding protein phosphatase 1 regulatory subunit 12A isoform X3, with protein sequence MSFRSRSRTAQPLAGASRRRSLSSSRATSSSGIGSGGGAYNYNGSNYNSNHTNGYGSSTSRPLSTGYYQNGSSASSSSYYQSPYASIYGSRDNLYSTAGSRGTAGASSSSYYSNANGGGSSGYESRYSSNPYSSSASASDRYMSPYTSYDNGVTTASFSLGSSAGKSNSFKGTSTGSSSYRSTPSSARSTPSLLKTKTISNSNGNLNSYASSTAAPTSVAAAVSSSSAAAMAALVGRSNSLREQERKSRNRSRSRSAAQRSVSASSEKSEGYESGGERGASRSRLSSTTNANTNANSTTDENKARDRSENGEAIDYKALWEAVKLENDKLKQQLKKKDDEIVQSRATLERFTNATTKNSLSELEKRERRAMERKLSEMEEELKQLEVYKTENQRLKEENGALIRVISKLSK encoded by the exons ATGTCCTTTCGTTCGCGTTCACGCACCGCCCAGCCGTTAGCTGGCGCCTCACGTCGTCGTTCGCTCTCCAGTTCGCGCGCCACCTCGTCTTCGGGTATCGGTAGCGGTGGCGGCGCCTACAATTATAACGGCAGCAATTACAATAGCAATCACACAAATGGCTACGGCAGCTCCACTTCACGTCCTCTAAGCACGGGCTATTATCAGAATGGCTCGAGCGCATCATCGTCTTCCTACTACCAGAGTCCGTATGCGAGTATTTATGGTTCGCGTGATAATCTCTACAGCACAGCCGGAAGTCGTGGAACAGCGGGTGCCAGCAGCAGCTCGTATTATTCGAATG CCAATGGCGGTGGCAGCAGCGGCTATGAATCGCGTTACAGTTCGAATCCCTACAGCAGCAGCGCCAGCGCCAGTGATCGCTACATGAGTCCCTACACCAGCTATGACAATGGTGTAACCACCGCCTCCTTCAGCCTAGGCAGCAGCGCTGGCAAATCGAACTCCTTCAAGGGCACCTCCACCGGCAGTTCGTCGTACAGAAGCACGCCGAGCAGCGCGCGCTCAACGCCGTCGCTGCTCAAGACCAAGACGATCTCCAATTCAAATGGTAATTTGAATTCGTACGCCAGCAGCACAGCCGCTCCCACATCTGTTGCGGCGGCAGTGAGTAGCAGCAGCGCCGCAGCCATGGCCGCTTTGGTGGGACGTAGCAACTCGTTGCGTGAGCAGGAGCGTAAATCGCGTAATCGCTCGCGTTCACGTAGCGCAGCGCAGCGTTCGGTTAGCGCTTCGTCAGAGAAAAGTGAAGGTTACGAA agTGGCGGTGAGCGCGGCGCATCGCGTTCACGTTTGAGCAGCACCACTAATGCCAACACCAACGCAAACTCCACGACAGACGAGAATAAAGCACGTGATAGGTCAGAGAATGGCGAAGCCATCGACTACAAGGCTCTATGGGAGGCTGTAAA ATTGGAGAATGACAAGCTCAAGCAGCAGCTTAAGAAGAAAGATGATGAAATCGTACAAAGTAGAGCAACACTCGAAAGATTTACAAACGCA aCAACTAAAAACTCACTCTCAGAGCTTGAAAAACGCGAAAGGAGAGCAATGGAACGCAAACTTTCCGAAATGGAAGAAGAGTtaaag CAATTGGAAGTTTACAAAACGGAGAATCAACGCCTTAAAGAGGAAAACGGAGCGCTAATTAGAGTAATTAGTAAAttaagtaaatga
- the LOC120776527 gene encoding putative GPI-anchored protein pfl2 isoform X4, whose amino-acid sequence MSFRSRSRTAQPLAGASRRRSLSSSRATSSSGIGSGGGAYNYNGSNYNSNHTNGYGSSTSRPLSTGYYQNGSSASSSSYYQSPYASIYGSRDNLYSTAGSRGTAGASSSSYYSNANGGGSSGYESRYSSNPYSSSASASDRYMSPYTSYDNGVTTASFSLGSSAGKSNSFKGTSTGSSSYRSTPSSARSTPSLLKTKTISNSNGNLNSYASSTAAPTSVAAAVSSSSAAAMAALVGRSNSLREQERKSRNRSRSRSAAQRSVSASSEKSEGYESGGERGASRSRLSSTTNANTNANSTTDENKARDRSENGEAIDYKALWEAVKLENDKLKQQLKKKDDEIVQSRATLERFTNAQLEVYKTENQRLKEENGALIRVISKLSK is encoded by the exons ATGTCCTTTCGTTCGCGTTCACGCACCGCCCAGCCGTTAGCTGGCGCCTCACGTCGTCGTTCGCTCTCCAGTTCGCGCGCCACCTCGTCTTCGGGTATCGGTAGCGGTGGCGGCGCCTACAATTATAACGGCAGCAATTACAATAGCAATCACACAAATGGCTACGGCAGCTCCACTTCACGTCCTCTAAGCACGGGCTATTATCAGAATGGCTCGAGCGCATCATCGTCTTCCTACTACCAGAGTCCGTATGCGAGTATTTATGGTTCGCGTGATAATCTCTACAGCACAGCCGGAAGTCGTGGAACAGCGGGTGCCAGCAGCAGCTCGTATTATTCGAATG CCAATGGCGGTGGCAGCAGCGGCTATGAATCGCGTTACAGTTCGAATCCCTACAGCAGCAGCGCCAGCGCCAGTGATCGCTACATGAGTCCCTACACCAGCTATGACAATGGTGTAACCACCGCCTCCTTCAGCCTAGGCAGCAGCGCTGGCAAATCGAACTCCTTCAAGGGCACCTCCACCGGCAGTTCGTCGTACAGAAGCACGCCGAGCAGCGCGCGCTCAACGCCGTCGCTGCTCAAGACCAAGACGATCTCCAATTCAAATGGTAATTTGAATTCGTACGCCAGCAGCACAGCCGCTCCCACATCTGTTGCGGCGGCAGTGAGTAGCAGCAGCGCCGCAGCCATGGCCGCTTTGGTGGGACGTAGCAACTCGTTGCGTGAGCAGGAGCGTAAATCGCGTAATCGCTCGCGTTCACGTAGCGCAGCGCAGCGTTCGGTTAGCGCTTCGTCAGAGAAAAGTGAAGGTTACGAA agTGGCGGTGAGCGCGGCGCATCGCGTTCACGTTTGAGCAGCACCACTAATGCCAACACCAACGCAAACTCCACGACAGACGAGAATAAAGCACGTGATAGGTCAGAGAATGGCGAAGCCATCGACTACAAGGCTCTATGGGAGGCTGTAAA ATTGGAGAATGACAAGCTCAAGCAGCAGCTTAAGAAGAAAGATGATGAAATCGTACAAAGTAGAGCAACACTCGAAAGATTTACAAACGCA CAATTGGAAGTTTACAAAACGGAGAATCAACGCCTTAAAGAGGAAAACGGAGCGCTAATTAGAGTAATTAGTAAAttaagtaaatga